From the genome of Suricata suricatta isolate VVHF042 chromosome 3, meerkat_22Aug2017_6uvM2_HiC, whole genome shotgun sequence, one region includes:
- the LOC115288163 gene encoding small integral membrane protein 30-like has translation MASVSAQLFLVLISLLLVLPVEAAKAGDAIALLLDVALSITGISACLGVYAGKRNEQM, from the coding sequence ATGGCTTCAGTTTCAGCACAGTTGTTCTTGGTCCTCATTTCACTGCTTTTGGTGCTGCCTGTTGAAGCAGCAAAAGCTGGAGATGCAATCGCTCTCTTGTTAGATGTGGCACTCAGCATTACAGGCATTTCTGCTTGTTTGGGGGTATatgcaggaaagagaaatgaacaaatgtgA